From a region of the Coffea arabica cultivar ET-39 chromosome 3e, Coffea Arabica ET-39 HiFi, whole genome shotgun sequence genome:
- the LOC113738041 gene encoding phytochrome B-like has protein sequence MASGGSRASSSLHHHHTKGRGQAQSSGTSQNVNYRESVSKAVAQYTVDAKLHAVFEQSGESGKSFDYSQSVRTTTHSVPEQQITAYLSKIQRGGHIQPFGCMIAVDEASFSVIAYSENAREMLGLTPQSVPSLERPEILTIGTDVRTFFTPSSSVLLERAFGAREITLLNPIWIHSKNSGKPFYGILHRIDVGIVIDLEPARTEDPALSIAGAVQSQKLAVRAISHLQSLPGGDIKLLCDTVVESVRELTGYDRVMVYKFHEDEHGEVVAESKRSDLDPYIGLHYPATDIPQASRFLFKQNRVRMIVDCHATSVQVLQDESLMQPLCLVGSTLRAPHDCHAQYMANMGSIASLTLAVIINGNEEDSVGGRNSMRLWGLVVGHHTSARCIPFPLRYACEFLMQAFGLQLNMELQLASQLSEKHVLRTQTLLCDMILRDSPTGIVTQSPSIMDLVKCDGAALYYQGKYYPLGVTPTQAQIKDIVEWLLAYHGDSTGLSTDSLADAGYPGAASLGDAVCGMAVAYITSRDFLFWFRSHTAKEIKWGGAKHHPDDKDDGQRMHPRSSFKAFLEVVKSRSLPWETAEMDAIHSLQLILRDSFRDADGSNTKAVVQNQIVDNEFQGMDELSSVAREMVRLIETATAPIFAVDVEGRINGWNAKVAELTGLPVEESMGKSLVRDIVKKESAETTEKLLLHALRGEEDKNVEIKLRTFGAEENKKTVFVVVNACTSKDYTNNIVGVCFVGQDVTGQKVVMDKFIHIQGDYKAIVHSLNPLIPPIFASDENTCCSEWNTAMEKLTGWSRGEVMGKMLVGEIFGSCCRLKGADAMTKFMIALHNAIGGQDTDKFPFSFFDRSGKYVQALLTANKRVNMDCQIIGAFCFVQIASPELQQALKLQRQQEKKCFSRMKELAYICQEIKNPLSGIRFTNSLLEATDLTDDQKQFIETSSACEKQMSMIVRDVNLDNLEDGSLELEKSEFLLGSVIDAVVSQVMLLLRERGLQLIRDIPEEIKTLAVYGDQARVQQVLADFLLNMVRYAPSSGGWVEIQLKPSLKQISIGINILHIEFRIVCPGEGLPPELVQDMFHSSRWVTQEGLGLSMCRKILKLMDGEVQYIRESERSYFLITLELPMQRRGSKSVA, from the exons ATGGCCTCAGGGGGAAGCAGAGCATCAAGCAGTCTTCATCATCACCATACTAAAGGTAGAGGTCAAGCTCAATCTTCAGGGACAAGCCAAAATGTAAACTACAGGGAGTCAGTCAGCAAGGCTGTGGCTCAGTACACCGTGGATGCTAAGCTACATGCTGTATTTGAGCAGTCTGGTGAGTCTGGCAAGTCCTTTGATTACTCTCAGTCCGTTAGAACCACCACACACTCTGTTCCCGAGCAACAAATCACTGCATATTTGTCTAAAATCCAGAGGGGTGGTCATATTCAACCCTTTGGTTGTATGATAGCCGTAGACGAGGCTTCGTTCAGTGTCATTGCTTATAGCGAAAATGCGCGTGAAATGCTTGGTTTAACTCCTCAATCAGTCCCTAGCCTCGAAAGGCCTGAGATCCTCACAATTGGGACTGATGTAAGGACCTTTTTCACCCCTTCCAGCTCTGTTTTGCTCGAAAGGGCATTCGGGGCGCGAGAAATCACTTTGTTAAATCCGATTTGGATTCATTCAAAGAATTCTGGGAAGCCCTTTTATGGAATTCTGCATAGGATTGATGTTGGGATTGTAATTGACTTGGAGCCTGCTAGGACTGAGGATCCTGCTTTATCAATTGCTGGGGCTGTTCAGTCTCAGAAACTAGCTGTGAGGGCGATTTCACATTTGCAATCACTCCCCGGTGGAGATATTAAGCTTTTGTGTGATACTGTGGTTGAAAGTGTGAGGGAGCTTACGGGCTATGACAGGGTAATGGTGTATAAATTTCATGAGGATGAGCATGGTGAGGTTGTGGCTGAGAGCAAAAGGTCGGATTTGGATCCTTATATCGGGTTGCATTATCCAGCCACCGACATTCCTCAGGCATCAAGGTTTTTGTTTAAGCAGAATAGGGTTAGGATGATCGTGGATTGTCATGCTACTTCCGTTCAGGTGCTGCAGGATGAATCACTCATGCAGCCTCTATGTTTAGTTGGTTCAACACTTCGAGCTCCTCATGATTGCCATGCCCAGTACATGGCTAATATGGGGTCAATTGCCTCATTAACTCTTGCAGTCATCATTAATGGAAATGAGGAGGATAGTGTTGGGGGCCGGAATTCCATGAGACTTTGGGGCTTGGTTGTTGGTCACCACACTTCTGCTCGTTGTATTCCTTTCCCTCTGCGTTATGCCTGTGAGTTCCTAATGCAAGCCTTTGGGCTCCAATTGAACATGGAGTTACAATTGGCTTCACAGTTGTCTGAGAAACATGTTTTGAGGACACAAACACTTTTGTGTGATATGATTCTTCGAGATTCTCCAACTGGGATTGTTACACAGAGCCCCAGCATTATGGACCTCGTGAAATGTGATGGTGCTGCTCTGTACTACCAGGGAAAGTACTACCCACTGGGTGTGACACCTACTCAAGCCCAGATAAAGGATATTGTTGAATGGTTGTTGGCTTACCATGGGGACTCAACAGGATTGAGTACTGATAGTTTGGCTGATGCAGGGTACCCTGGGGCAGCCTCTCTTGGCGACGCTGTTTGTGGGATGGCTGTTGCTTATATTACTTCAAGAGATTTCTTGTTCTGGTTTCGCTCCCACACTGCCAAAGAGATAAAGTGGGGTGGTGCAAAGCATCATCCAGATGACAAAGATGATGGGCAGAGGATGCATCCACGTTCTTCTTTCAAAGCATTTCTGGAAGTAGTCAAAAGCCGTAGTTTGCCATGGGAGACTGCTGAAATGGATGCAATTCATTCCTTGCAGCTTATACTACGAGATTCATTCAGGGATGCTGATGGAAGCAATACAAAGGCTGTTGTTCAGAATCAGATTGTGGATAATGAGTTTCAAGGGATGGATGAACTCAGTTCTGTTGCCAGGGAAATGGTTAGATTGATAGAGACTGCAACAGCACCAATATTTGCTGTAGATGTTGAAGGCCGTATAAATGGGTGGAATGCAAAGGTTGCTGAATTGACAGGCTTGCCTGTTGAAGAATCTATGGGGAAGTCCTTAGTTCGTGATATTGTTAAAAAAGAATCAGCAGAAACTACTGAAAAGCTTTTGCTTCATGCTTTGAGAG GTGAAGAAGATAAGAATGTTGAGATAAAGCTGAGGACATTTGGAGctgaagaaaataagaaaactgtATTTGTGGTGGTCAATGCTTGCACTAGCAAggattacacaaataacatagtTGGGGTTTGTTTTGTTGGTCAGGATGTTACTGGCCAGAAGGTGGTCATGGACAAATTTATTCACATCCAAGGTGATTACAAGGCCATTGTACACAGTCTAAACCCACTAATCCCACCTATATTTGCTTCCGATGAGAACACCTGCTGTTCTGAATGGAACACTGCTATGGAAAAGCTCACTGGATGGAGCAGAGGGGAAGTCATGGGGAAGATGTTAGTAGGGGAGATTTTTGGGAGTTGTTGTCGGCTGAAAGGTGCAGATGCTATGACTAAGTTCATGATTGCTTTGCATAATGCAATTGGAGGCCAGGATACTGACAAGTTCCCATTCTCTTTTTTTGACCGAAGTGGGAAATATGTGCAAGCTCTCCTGACTGCTAATAAGAGGGTCAATATGGATTGCCAGATTATTGGAGCCTTTTGTTTTGTTCAGATTGCAAGTCCTGAATTGCAGCAGGCCTTGAAACTCCAAAGGCAACAGGAAAAGAAGTGCTTTTCAAGGATGAAAGAGTTAGCTTACATATGTCAAGAAATAAAGAATCCATTAAGTGGTATACGCTTTACTAATTCACTCTTGGAAGCTACAGATTTAACGGACGACCAAAAGCAATTTATTGAGACAAGTTCTGCTTGTGAGAAGCAGATGTCAATGATAGTAAGGGACGTTAATTTGGATAACCTTGAGGATGG GTCATTGGAACTTGAGAAGTCAGAATTCTTACTCGGGAGTGTAATAGATGCTGTTGTTAGCCAAGTAATGTTGTTGCTGAGGGAAAGAGGTCTACAACTGATCCGGGACATTCCAGAGGAAATAAAAACCCTGGCTGTTTATGGTGATCAAGCAAGAGTTCAGCAGGTCTTAGCAGATTTTTTGTTAAATATGGTGCGTTATGCACCCTCTTCTGGCGGTTGGGTGGAAATTCAACTAAAACCAAGTTTGAAGCAAATTTCTATTGGGATAAACATTTTGCACATCGAATTTAG GATTGTCTGCCCCGGCGAAGGTCTTCCTCCTGAACTTGTTCAAGACATGTTCCATAGCAGTCGATGGGTGACCCAAGAGGGGCTGGGCCTGAGCATGTGCAGGAAAATTTTGAAGCTTATGGATGGAGAAGTTCAATATATTAGAGAGTCTGAAagaagttatttcttgattacACTTGAACTGCCCATGCAGCGGAGAGGTTCAAAAAGTGTGGCTTAG
- the LOC113738042 gene encoding ATP-citrate synthase beta chain protein 2, protein MATGQLFSKTTQALFYNYKQLPIQRMLDFDFLSGRETPSVAGIINPGAEGFQKLFFGQEEIAIPVHSTIEAACAAHPTADVFINFASFRSAASSSMSALKQPTIKVVAIIAEGVPEADSKQLIAYARSNNKVVIGPATVGGIQAGAFKIGDTAGTIDNIIQCKLYRPGSVGFVSKSGGMSNELYNTIARVTDGIYEGIAIGGDVFPGSTLSDHVLRFNNIPQVKMMVVLGELGGRDEYSLVEALKQGKINKPVVAWVSGTCARLFKSEVQFGHAGAKSGGEMESAQAKNQALKDAGAVVPSSYEAFESSIKETFDKLAQDGKIAPVKEVTPPQIPEDLNTAIKSGKVRAPTHVISTISDDRGEEPCYAGVPMSSIVEQGFGVGDVISLLWFKRSLPRYCSRFIEICIMLCADHGPCVSGAHNTIVTARAGKDLVSSLVSGLLTIGPRFGGAIDDAARYFKDAYDRNLTPYEFVEGMKKKGIRVPGIGHRIKRGDNRDKRVELLQRYARENFPSVKYMEYAVQVETYTLSKANNLVLNVDGAIGSLFLDLLAGSGMFTKQEIDEIVEIGYLNGLFVLARSIGLIGHTFDQKRLKQPLYRHPWEDVLYTK, encoded by the exons ATGGCTACTGGGCAGCTTTTCTCCAAGACTACACAAGCATTATTCTACAATTACAAGCAGCTTCCAATCCAGCGGATGCTGGACTTTGACTTCCTTTCTG GGAGAGAAACACCTTCTGTCGCTGGTATTATAAATCCTGGTGCAGAAGGTTTCCAGAAGCTTTTTTTCGGTCAGGAGGAAATTGCAATCCCAGTACACTCCAC CATTGAAGCCGCTTGTGCTGCGCATCCCACTGCTGATGTTTTCATAAACTTTGCGTCATTTAGAAG TGCTGCTTCTTCATCAATGTCTGCGCTTAAGCAGCCAACTATTAAAGTTGTTGCTATCATAGCTGAAGGTGTCCCTGAGGCAGATAGCAAGCAGTTGATTGCTTATGCACGGTCAAACAATAAG GTTGTTATTGGCCCAGCTACAGTTGGAGGTATCCAAGCTGGAGCTTTTAAAATTGGTGACACTGCTGGAACAATCGATAATATTATTCAGTGCAAGCTCTACAGGCCTGGATCTGTTGGCTTTGTCTCAAAATCT GGGGGCATGTCCAATGAATTGTACAATACAATTGCCCGTGTCACGGACGGCATTTATGAAG GTATTGCAATCGGAGGAGATGTATTTCCTGGGTCAACACTTTCTGATCACGTTCTGCGGTTTAACAACATTCCCCAG GTTAAAATGATGGTTGTTCTTGGGGAACTTGGCGGGAGAGATGAATATTCTTTAGTTGAGGCCCTCAAACAGGGTAAAATTAACAAGCCTGTAGTTGCTTGGGTCAGCGGCACTTGTGCAAGGCTTTTTAAGTCTGAAGTACAATTTGGTCATGCG GGCGCAAAGAGTGGTGGTGAGATGGAATCTGCACAGGCAAAGAACCAAGCACTCAAGGATGCTGGTGCTGTCGTTCCCTCCTCATATGAAGCATTTGAGAGTTCTATTAAAGAAACTTTTGATAAATTG GCTCAAGATGGCAAGATTGCTCCTGTAAAGGAAGTGACGCCTCCACAAATTCCAGAGGATCTTAACACAGCAATCAAGAGTGGCAAAGTTCGGGCTCCTACTCATGTCATTTCCACCATCTCTGATGACAGAG GTGAAGAGCCATGCTATGCTGGTGTTCCAATGTCCTCCATTGTTGAACAGGGATTTGGTGTTGGTGATGTCATTTCTCTGTTGTGGTTCAAACGAAGTCTTCCCCGTTATTGCTCTCGTTTTATTGAG ATTTGCATCATGTTGTGTGCGGACCATGGCCCCTGTGTCTCTGGTGCTCACAACACCATTGTAACCGCCAGAGCAGGAAAAGATCTTGTGTCCAGCCTTGTTTCTG GTTTACTGACTATTGGTCCCCGATTTGGTGGGGCTATTGATGATGCTGCTCGGTACTTTAAGGATGCTTATGACAGG AATCTGACACCTTATGAATTTGTGGAGGGCATGAAAAAGAAAGGCATTCGGGTGCCAGGAATTGGACATAG GATCAAGAGAGGAGACAACAGAGATAAGAGAGTTGAACTGCTACAACGGTATGCACGTGAAAACTTCCCTTCAGTGAAATACATGGAATACGCAGTCCAGGTTGAAACCTACACACTCTCAAAGGCAAACAACCTTGTCCTTAATGTGGATGGTGCCATTGGGTCTTTATTCCTGGATCTGCTTGCTGGAAGCGGAATGTTCACCAAACAAGAAATTGACGAGATCGTTGAGATTGGTTACCTGAATGGGCTGTTTGTGCTTGCCCGTTCTATTGGTCTAATTGG GCATACATTTGACCAGAAGAGATTGAAACAGCCACTGTACCGCCATCCTTGGGAAGATGTTCTCTACACCAAGTGA